The nucleotide window GCCATTCATCAAAAAGTGATTATCATATTGAATGGATTTGTTGCTTATGGAACATGCGCATCAGAtcatatgttgatttgatgcaTTCAGGTCATTTGATAAAGCCATTGAACATATGTTACCATGAGTGAACTTCAGGCACAAATCTTATGGAAGTATAATCATGAGTGAACATATGTTCCTTGAATGTGTAACTGAGCTTGAATACAAGTCATTTGTTTCCTTGAATCTATTTAACATTAGTAACTATGAATCACGAACACTCTTCaagcactactaaaaaaacaaaaattagtgagggatatttagtgagggaaaacatgaaatccctctctaattccgtcactaaattttgcgaccaaggaatttgtgaggaatttcattttttccgtcactaatttccctcgctaattttgctttttctagtagtgaagTTAGGTGTGTCCCATCGGACACACGCCGGTGTCCGACTTTCGTATAATACCAGTACGACACATGTCGCATAACTCATCGAAGGGTCCTAAAaagctcttttttttcttcttgtattAAATTCACTTCCTTGAACCATTAGGATATTTtgtatgatgtatataattaagCATCCTTCTGATATAGAAACAAACAATTTCTCTTTGTTAACTACTAAAGAAAGTATAATCATTGCTAATGTATCTCTAgcttgaaagagaaaaaacatgAAACGGTATCTCTAGCTTTCTAAATCCAACAAAAGAAGTGTTCTAGTAGTCACTATTTAACATGGGACATTTCATTTCATGGTCATTTTCTACCATTACTTTTCTAATTGATATAGGCTAGGTTGTTTGAAAACCATAATCTGAATCACAAAGCAAACTCCACTGTAAACAATGGAAACAAATAGATAAAAGAGTAAACACATACTGAGTGGTTGGTATAAAGAATTACAGACACATTAAACTTTCTCAAGTTCCAAAATTggtttggaaaaaaatatcttGTTAGAAATTGGTTATTCATCGATAAATTCCGCCTGGCTATAGTGCTTTTGCATACCGGAATTTCAGGCACAAAAATCTAACTTAGTAAACTATTTTCTCTTTACAAATCTTATGGAAATTATACAAGCTAGTGACAAAATCATTAGTTATGTTCTTGTAGACAAGTCACTTCCTTGAATCTACAACTGATCTTGAAATCAAGTCATTTCCTTGAATCTCTATATAACATTACTATCAATGAAGCGCAGGCACTCTTCGAATTAGACGTGTCCGATCGGACACACGCCAGTGTCCTATCGGACATGTCGTATAACTCATAGAAGTGTCCCAAAAGctcagttttttttatttgcttcttGTATAAAAGACACTTCCTTTAACCATTAGGATATTTTGTATGATATATCCTTCTAAATGGAATCCTATACAAACATAACACTGGAAATGGTAGATATAGAAACATACGATTTCTCAGATTGAAAAGAATGCTAAAGGTTCTTTAGCTAGTAGATAAATCATtaagtatgaaatatttatgATATTGCATGAAAACCAAAATGCAAGGAAAGCAGCAAGTCTGCAACTATAACTAATTGATTACCTACGGTTATGAGTGCCAAAATAATCAGAAAAAATACTATCCATAACAAAGgtaatattattttcttgtgCAAATAACCgttaaaagacaaataaaaaggaacggagggagtatctacGTATACATAGCTGCAACCGTGTTTAGGATTACCTGCATTGTATCATCAATGCAAATGCATTACTTACATCATTCTTTAGCTGAAGTCCTCTTGGATTACCATTACTAAGGAGGGGATCAAGTAAGTTGAAAAGGTAATGATTGGAACAGTAGAATTTCTTCGTATTAAGTTTGCATGCCAAATGTGTAAGAAAGAGGAAAAAGGGAGAACAGGGATATATTACGAGGGTTGTTGCTTCTGTGTTTTAAATAGAATCGTAGAAGATACTATTCTACTaagttaaattaattttcatctCTAGCTTCGTAAACCCAATAAATATTTGTACATTTTATTCCATTGTCATATTTACCTTTACTTTTCTAATGCATATAGGCAAGGTTGTTTAgaaacaaatagataaaaagaGTAAGAATGGAGTAAGAAACACATACTGAGTGGTTGGTTTAAAGAAATACAGACTTATTGAACTTTTGAAACGCTCCAAAATTGCTTTAGGAAATAATATCCTgtcaaaaattggtttttcatCGAGAAATTCAGTCTGGCTAGTGTTTTTGCACAGCGGAATTCAAACCAATTACAATTGTGccttaatatgttatttagtagaaaatattgtaaaatagGAGATATATTGGAACTATATCAATATTGTTCAGCGGAATTTGAACTAACCATTATTTTCCGCAATCCGCAATTGCCACAATGATTCAGTCTAACTCAAAAGTTTAAGGTAGAAATCAACTGCTAAATGAAGTATTgtaaattgcaatttttttttggcacaATGATTCAGTCTAACTCacgcgtagaggcatgcgcacttgTTCCCCCTTGGAATCGAACCAGTATTCTCCGGGTACGTCATTGAAATGAGCTCTTTGCCACTGAagtccaaacaacttggtttgtaaattttgaaatgtatacattactattatttttctaaaacttTATCCAACCGTATAAGAAGCATTcgtttaaaaaacaaaagggaGACCAAACAGAATCcctttaccaaaataaaaaaaaaaacaattgcacAATATTTATAACTAATGAGatcaaatgaaaagaaaaagttagaggaacaaaataaatctaaaaataacataacagaccatgattttttttttaagtttaaattaaattttttgagtcTCCATGAGCAAGACAATGCATTGAAATATTCAAGGTTGGGGTTCGATCTCCGAACACCCTTCATATTCACCATCAAGAGGTGAATTTTTACCCACTAGACtactttacaaaaataaaaataaaaaataaaactagagTGATACCCGTGCGTTCGCACGGATTAATTTATCGTCGATTTACAAACCTAACATTTTTGGCAGAAGTAACGACATAAAAAGTTTAAGGAATAAACCTATGTACCGAAAACATgtcattatataatttttttcaaaagaacaaaaaatattttgtccacaaaattaaaaaattgttaagttaAACGTCGTGATTAGAGTTCGAACCTGGCTCTACTACTTGTGTGCTGGAGTTTCTAATGAAACttggagggagggagggagagagggagagagagagatatatatatagagagagagattcTAAACTGGATGAACCAATTTTACGCGAAAATTAAAATAGgaaggttaaaaaaaaacataactaaaatgaaaaatttacgCTAAATTATACTTTTAGTTCCATAATTTTCTTTAgcaatttaaattatatttctagTATCTTGTTAATTCTATACAACTACATATATAAAAGGGGCtggtaaaatataaaaagaatatacggactaataagtaaaataaaattagaaacaCGGTATAGGGTTTGTTATATTTTGCCGAGTTTGCATGGAACTTAGGGTATTATGTTCGTAaatgtattaaataagtgtacaacaacttgttaaaaaaaagtctacATTATCAATAGATATATACAAACGATGACATAGcaggataggaatgaaaaactCATCAGTGAGAAGAAATATTAGAGATTGCTGCATTTTAGAGGGAATTTGTTAGGTGAAATTGGTGCGCTGCATCTTAGATgtaatttgttaggttaaattgtGCTAACCTAATATGCAATATGCAGCATTTTAGAGGGAAGTTAttaggaagaaaaaagaaaattattaggGTAAGTTGTTGCAGacctaataaaataaataaataaggatatttaaaaaaaaaaaaaaaagtttacttaACAACAAAATGGAGGCCAAAAACAAAGCCCATAGTCTCATGCATATATAAACGCTTATTTACTTTACAACAAACTAGCACTAGTTCTTTTCTCATCCGAAAACCTAAAAGAACTTCCCACGTCGTATGACTTCTCATATCTTCTATTTCCTTTCCCACCGGCGTCGGCAGTCCCTTccaatgaaaaggaaaagaaaatcttCAAGGGAAAATTTACGACCAGGGAAACTCTTTCGAAATccattaaaaaggaaaaagatcAGAACTTCTTTCAAATCTTCACAACAGTTCGTTCAGGCAGAAACATGTTTATATTTACCTGATGATTGTTGGGAAATTGTCTTTAGATTTCTCATCATCAACGGATACAACAGTTGTTTAAAATCTCTATCCCTCGTCTCCAAACATTTCCTCTCCGTCACCAACTGTCTCCTATTCTCACTTACTATCTTGGATCAAACACGCCCTTTTCTTGATCGCCTCTTTAAAAGGTTCACATACCTCAATTCCCTCGACATCTCAGAATACGACAGTGACCTGGACATGCTTCTTTGCGATATATCTTGTTTCCCATTAAATATCACATCGCTCAATATCTGCGATAATCGGACCTTTCCTTCTAATGGGTTGCAAGCTTTCTCTCAAAAGATTACTACTTTGACCTCTCTCAATGCTTCCAACATTTATTCTATGGATGATCAACATGCTGCCcacttttctttgtttcttacTAATTTGGTGTCTATAAACCTTAGTGAATGTTCCTACCTCACAGAATTATCCTTGTTTTCACTTGTTAAAAACTGTCCTTCACTTAGTGAGATCAAAATGGAAGACACAGATATTGGGAAAGAGAATGTAGAGAATAATGATTCTATGATGGATATTGGTATATACCCTCAATTAAAGTCTCTCTATTTAGGTGACAATTTATGGTTAAGTGTTCAAAAAATCATAATGTTTGCTTCTTCTATCCCCAGTTTGCAGCTACTTGATTTGAATGATTGTGATTTATCTGATGGTATTTGGCAATTTGTAAGAAGATTTGATATGATTACACATTTGAACTTAGCCAGTTGTACAGATGTgaacaaatttaaaatgaacTTTGTACTTCCCAAGCTACAGGTGTTGGACTTGGCAGATACAGGTGTTGATGATGAAACAGTCTATGCGATCTCAAAGAGTTGTCCTGGGCTTTTGGAACTATTATTGAAATATTGTTATTATGTCACAGAGAAAGGAGTGAAACATGTGGTAGAAAACTGCAAACAACTGAGAAAGATTGAATTCTCAGATTTTTATGTTCATGATACTATTAGGGAACTCGCCATGGATGCCTTATTTGCTAGTGTTCTGAAATTTCTATGAGCACTGTAAATTGTCcttgttttaatatttacttCCCTGATGGTAGGAGCTTGATTTAGGATTGCGGAGGTCGGTATGTGTCTAGTAAGATATTAATACACATATTTTTTGGTCTGATACACATTCAATAATACACATATTGATATTGATCTGGTAAAATTAGTTCACTTGTTCAtcatttttatgtcattttttttttggttaccatGTTATGGGTCTAAGAGTATGATCAATTTAACTTGGAGATCCTAATATCTGAATAAACTTTGCTTTCTGGAATCTAGGTGGGTTTGTGTCCTTCTAACAACACATTTAATTTAGGTATATATAAACTTTGCTCATAATTGTATACTTgtattaattttgattgaatGATTTGGTCGAATTAGCCATCATAAGACATGACTGCGAATAGTGAGAGAGGAATTCAGGAGCAATATAGGAAAATCGATAAAGGTTGAGCAGAGAATTTGCATTAAAGGTTGAAGAACAAATACTGAATTTTGGAACCTCAATCCACATATTGTTAGAGTACAATGAAAAGTACTTCTATTTTTCAGTAACTTGTCCATCAAAAGTTTCTTGGATCTTCACTTCCTTTTACATGTCCATTTGATCTTCTGCTACGTATCTGTGATTGGTTCATATATACCCCTAAAACTTGCCGGAATGAAAGCTTTATCGTAAACCTTGCCCTGCCGTCCTTACCCTCTAAAACTCTTTCTTCAAGACAGACCCTTATGGAGGAGAGTTAGGATCTGACAATGGAGTCTTGGTGTGACTTGGTTTCACATGAATTTGCAGATGTTATGTTGTGAAAAAGGTTCAATGGTACATTTAGAAGCATCGAAAGACTCAACCAAGGggtttcaaaaaccaaaaacataaaagagCGGCATATGTACTTCTTATTATCTCAACCGTTGATACATAATATTTGTCAAGTGTATTTTATATATCAGCGACAAATATATGTcttgattttttatatatttatcaatgataaaaacatattttgtaattatttttacgTATCATGTATTAGTCAAATTCATGGTTTATACAAACTTATGTAATTAAATATTGAccttagaaatattttatagcatattattatgttttttaaaaattaataaactaatTGAAACTAACTGACCATAACTTCATAATTGTaactatttgaaagaaaaaccgAAGGATGGGTAAAAAATAGGAGTGGTAAGACACAATTCCATGATCAACTGGTTTGATCTTAGTCTTATCTGAAAAGTTGAGCAATATATCATGTTATCATGACTTCTTGTATTTCATTGATACTGACtcgaaaaattatatttgataaAGACAGCCTCTTCTTTCAAAGAAAgttcaaacttgttaaaaagtTCGTTTCCAGCCATTGCATAAATTCTGTGACCCTTCatgtgaaaataattaaaaaatattcatataaaaaataaaacttaatagtaTCATAATATAAATCCTAAAAACTCACATAGTTATCCATTAAAATCAAATGGATGGTAATTGGTCTCTCAAAGTTCTTTGATTCAGTTGATATCCATAGCCTGACAATTCCAGCAAAAATACACCATTCACTTTTGTTGTGTTAATTTCAATGAGGAAATCATAGATGGTAGCAATTTATAAAAATAGGAAAAGCACGGCTGTTTATCGCATACCGAAACTTCGCGGAATCTCCCGAACAtgttattttggtcatttttcattttatttaggCTTCTTTGGACAGAGTTGAGTATAAAACATTCAACTTGTAGTTTGTGCTGAGAAACATGAACTCGTGTGACTCATTGAAGGAGATATATTGTTTGAAAAAGTCTTGGAAGCATGGAAGCATCATGGTTCATCAGATTTAGTAGAGGTTGTCAATGTTGATATTGAAAGTGAGAGCTTTGAAAAGAACAAGAGGAAATTGAAAGTAAATTTTGGAAGAAGACAAAGAGGAGGATGCAGAGAGAAAATAATGCGAATTTATTTTGAACGGTTTCATatatcactactagaaaaagcaaaattagcgagggaaattagtgacggaaaaaatgaaattcctcacaaatttcttAGTCGCAAAAtatagtgacggaattagagagagatttcatgttttccctcactaatttttgtttttttaatagtgtataaaaaaatttgattctaTTTCAATGtgaatttattttgtatatgtCAATGCATTGAATGGCTtactatattaaaataaataattttaataaaaattccaTTTGAACGGTTACATCTATCAAAAAAGTTTGATTCTACTTCAATGTGAATTTATTTGGTCTGTCAACGCATTGAATAGCTTActatattcaaataaataatttgaatggTGTCCTCCAAACTAATTAGATTAATTAGATTAAAATGGAAGAGTATGAAAACTACTTAGAGCATCCATAATGGTGGGTACTTCACCTATTTAGCACCGGAATTAATAAGCACCCTCATTGTGGAGAGAAAATGTTTGGTGCTTATAGAGAAGGGTGGCTATATAagcactctctctctctctaattttTGTTGGTCATAATGCAATAAATTGTACAAAAatcaataaacttttttttttttggctttcgcaccggtttccgacccaccaatggtggacgactaatccggctcatgcgtagaggcatgtacactggccaagtgttgttccccctgagaatcgaacccggtattccccggatacgtccttggaaggagctccttgccactggagcccaagcaacttggtttaaataatatcattgaaaattaaaaaaaatagatgatgtGTACATGGATGGTCCACTTAAACACCCAAAATAGAGTGCTCTGTTGTATATAAGTTTATAAGGTGACTGGTATGAAAATTTGCGTTGAGGGTGCAAATTGTaatctgattttattttattgtagtCAACACTATTTCAATAAATTACTATACAAAAAATTCCATTTCAACGGTATTTGAATTGGCAAAATCATTCCCATTGTTGGAAGCACTTTATTGAGCTGTTTAATGttctataaattaatattgttgcaAGTCTTGCAGGCATTGTGCATACAACAATGGCAGTTCCAAGTTCAATTAccttaaaattttcaatactCATAATCACACTACTTGCATTTGAGGCTAGGTGAGTTTTAGCATGGGGCAATTGTGAAATTGCCCCAActtagatcaattttgttttatttgttattgtATAACCTtatatttgctcaaaaaaaaaaaaactattcaattataatttgactcaaattaatttacttataaatatgttattttttaatctccCGTTTAAAAATCTAATACATCCAGCCCATTCTTAATaatctttttaatttgaaaacatagtcttaatattatttttaatttaaaaacatagACTTGATTAGTTctgggataaaaaaaaatgtcgtaaatatatatatatatatatatatatatatatatatatatatatatatatatttactacattatttataaataaatcaatttagtTTGTATTTAACTTTGTAATATTAATCCCTACAACAAAACTTTGTAATACTAATTAgggttgaataattttttggtccttataaatatagcaattttttttgaagaagttaaattagcccaCTCAAATTGATATAGGGAGAATCAAACATGAGACATTGAGAAGAAACACACTCCAAGATCTCAAGTCAAAGAGACATGTTTTTGTCCCTCTAAATTAGCTCACCCAAAGTGACATGTTTTTGTCCCTCTAAAAAAACACAGCACacaattttaatattagttAAAAGGGGACAAAaaattttggtctctataaataagacgaattttatttttagttctataaaaatgacatgtttttgtctctccaaaatattttaatccttattaaattaaaattaaaattgatatattataattaaatagaGCTATAAATTGGAATATAAAATGTAGGATGTACAACTAAtagcaaataaaacaaaattgatctaagATGGGGCAATTTAACAATTGTCCCATGCTAAAACCCGCCTTGAGGCTAGTGATACCATAGCTATTGGTCCTATGGTGATAGTTACTATAGTCAATAAGGTACAGGCTCCAACTCCAACAACTATAACTGTTCATTGCAAATCCAATAATGTTGATCATGCATCTCGCACAATTGGTTTTGGAGATATTTACCTAATTACATTCCAACCAGAATTTTCTCCGAATACAATACCTACGTTATTCTCCTGCAGTTTTACATGGCCTCAAAACCCCCATGTTTATTATCTTGACATTTACGACCAAAACCGTCACAATTGCAATCATTGCACATGGGGAATAAACGTAAATGGAGGCTGTTTGAACGATCAAAAGTGTGTTCCTTGGAAAAGTATCCAATTAATGGATGCGTACAACACTTCAAATTAGCCGGAAAAGAAGAAGGGGTTGAATGAATTGGGACATACCCGCCCTcaaactttttaaattatttattttaatttatattagttGTAAGAGTTTAACCTTGTAAATTCAAGAAACTCGTTCAAATCTCAGTGCGGAGATAGTTGTATAACGGCAAGTAGTTGCAATTAATAAAAGTtttccataatattttttttatatttttgtcaacTAAACTTATAGTCTTTCAACCTTTGTTTTAAGTGATAAATTTCTCCTCCTACGCATTTGTTCCAAAATGCACTTCCAATGAtaaagaatattatttttttatttaaaatttgtaaaatgGTTATCATAGAAAATTATCAAAGGCGTCATTTATTAAGTTTAACACCGTGATGTCAATTATAAAAGTTAGGATCTCTTAAGTAATTGAGGGTCCCTAAGTATCTGAGGTTCCCAACTCAAAAATTAGGACCACCCTTAAGTATAATCACCAACTGTTTTCCTTGTTAACTTgactttattttactttttatgtttgTTAGCATCTTTTTTGTTGGCGATTTTTTAAGCAAAGGAGCTAGGTAttttaaatgtgatttgtttggttaaattttttatgataatcaCCAACAAAGAACTATCAAAACGCTAGGACTTTGATCCTCTCTAGTGAGAATTTTACTGGATGCTCTGCAGTGTAGATCTGAACCTTTAATTACCCTTTTCATAATTATAAATGCCTGCAATGAGAAAAAACGCTAGTCAGAACAATCAAAACAATAGTCAAAACTATGACGACGTTATTTTGTCATTCTTTCTTGTGAAACAAAGTTGCTATGCCAAAACCAATTTCAGATAGATTATTTGAGTGACAGCGTACCCAAAAAATGTATAGTGCCCCAGTGGCGGGCTCCAAGCCCTAGACACAGAGGTCACAATTACTCTCTCTCGGTCATCTAGTAGAGCCAGATATTCAAATTCTTGATTTTCTAGATCTTTTATGGTGGTGGTGACAAACACACAACTTTTTTCAGTCATGATGCAAGCAAATACACTGAGATTggaggttttgatttttttttttttttttgactaaattgGATATATGATCCTGTTAACTAATTTACTAGTCCCCTAATTAATTAACCTTACACTTAGGTCTTTCTTCCATTAGtcaaattaatcatattttcggttcccgtgaacttaactcagttgataagggcaatgcataatatatgcaagatctagggttcgaacccgacaccaacaaaaaaaaattaatcattttttcgGATAACTTTTAAGGTTGGACATATTATAAGTTAAAGGACTGATAAACTCATTTTCTTAAGATTTTCGATAAAAGTATGGTGTATCTCCCACTTGTgtagttatttttgtttaatgtgGGTGGTCCGTTTGGATCCCCTCATCACCCAACAAAAGTATCAGATCCGAGGTTAGACAAGGGATCGACCGGATTGTTGTGAATTCtttgaaaatcacaccaataaaatacttaatgtgtggagcaaaataatcaagcaaccaaaacaaagtggaTAACAATTATAAACATAAGCAAAAGTATAAAACAACcacaaaaagaaagagagaataagTAGAAATCATCAGAGGCAATCTCGACAAGGATCTTGTCCCACGACACCGTGAGGGGCCGGAATATATTCAACGAACTGACATATTGGTCCTTTGACTTGGAGGATTTTATGGAGGATTCAACTACATGACCCTCCTTCTTCGTTTTATTGAGGCTGTCAGTATACAACTTCTCTTCATACTAATTGTAGGTATTTCCTACTCTCAAGATTTTGTTTAGAGAACGAGATTCATCGATCCACCCCTGCATCCTTCTTTAAATCGGTTCCTGGATGAAGACCTTTTTCTATcaacaattttatttcatctttcCATCCACTCCTCGGACCTACACAACTACTTTGTTATCTCTCGATGTAAAGTTAATGAGATTCATTTTTTCCTTGCATAATAGCTTTGAGGGGGTCACCGTTTCATGTTTTCCTTCTGCCATGTGTGATCAAAATAACCTAAAGGACCAATTTAATAGGAATGAtttatttataacattttttttctcttacaaATGCTACATAACATGAACAAAGGATATCAAATATGACAAACATTAACTTTACAAAATGTATGTTATCAAACATATCTCTTTCGGCGGTGGATCTGTTGGTTCATATCTCATGGTCTTATGTTCGATTATCTCCggtgggctaatttaactttttcaaaaataattgtttataagtaccattttgtaaaataataattctctttcttttagtagaaaacaaatcaatatagttaataaggataatttgataatataacaattctctttctttttctttaaatttgcaTTTCTTAACTTGTGATTTAAAACCTTAAACatcattcattttgaaatagatagactattattttattttttttcaattatttaatttatctttcaattatatataatacatgaagg belongs to Medicago truncatula cultivar Jemalong A17 chromosome 6, MtrunA17r5.0-ANR, whole genome shotgun sequence and includes:
- the LOC25495564 gene encoding F-box/LRR-repeat protein 4 is translated as MDGMYSLLSKCRCIQHLNLKYARFLNDQHVAELSLFLAGLKSINLSSCNHLTESALFSLVRSCPLLSDIKMERTNIGKESAVSSNSLRDFVVVNPQLKSLCLARCEHLKDENIILFASIFPTLELLDLRFSDQISEELSLFSLVKNCPSLSEIKMEDTDIGKENVENNDSMMDIGIYPQLKSLYLGDNLWLSVQKIIMFASSIPSLQLLDLNDCDLSDGIWQFVRRFDMITHLNLASCTDVNKFKMNFVLPKLQVLDLADTGVDDETVYAISKSCPGLLELLLKYCYYVTEKGVKHVVENCKQLRKIEFSDFYVHDTIRELAMDALFASVLKFL